From the Prunus dulcis chromosome 4, ALMONDv2, whole genome shotgun sequence genome, one window contains:
- the LOC117624135 gene encoding protease Do-like 10, mitochondrial isoform X2 gives MLGTSVRALRRLCSSSSVSSINLIKDYTNKVTATARGTSICTCTIGAAKVEDIAASSSSCSSEPLNSEAHNENGPCACPSVAAVHVHLLRNNNKIRRRRLGDRRNNKRSTTDKDAIELALDSVVKIFTVSSSPNYFLPWQNKSQRESMGSGFVIPGKKILTNAHVVADHTFVLVRKHGSPAKYRAQVRAVGHECDLAILSVESEEFWNGVNSLELGDIPFLQEAVAVVGYPQGGDNISVTKGVVSRVEPTQYVHGATQLMAIQIDAAINPGNSGGPAIMGNKVAGVAFQNLSGAENIGYIIPVPVIKHFIAGVEESGKYVGFCSLGLSCQPIENVQLRNHFRMHPEMTGVLVSKINPLSDAYKVLKKDDIILAFDGVPVANDGTVPFRNRERITFDHLVSMKKPNETAVVRVLRDGEEYEINITLRPLQPLVPVHQFDKLPSYYIFAGLVFVPLTQPYLHEYGEDWYNTSPRRLCESALREPPKRAGEQLVILSQVLMDDINAGYERLAELQAGKRVLRG, from the exons atgCTGGGAACTTCCGTCCGTGCGCTCCGCAGGCTTTGCTCTTCATCTTCTGTTTCCTCTATTAACTTAATAAAAGATTATACTAATAAGGTAACGGCAACGGCAAGAGGGACTAGTATCTGTACTTGTACCATAGGCGCAGCTAAGGTTGAAGATattgctgcttcttcttcttcttgttcctcCGAGCCACTTAACTCTGAAGCTCACAATGAGAATGGGCCGTGCGCATGCCCTTCAGTAGCTGCAGTGCACGTGCATCTCCTCaggaacaacaacaaaattagaCGACGGCGTTTAGGTGATCGGAGGAACAATAAGAGGAGCACGACGGATAAGGATGCAATAGAGCTGGCGTTGGACTCAGTGGTGAAGATCTTCACTGTGTCGAGCAGCCCTAACTACTTCCTTCCTTGGCAGAACAAGTCCCAGCGAGAATCCATGGGCTCCG GGTTTGTAATCCCTGGGAAGAAAATTCTGACAAATGCTCATGTAGTGGCTGATCATACCTTTGTACTTGTAAGAAAGCATGGCTCTCCTGCCAAGTATAGAGCGCAAGTTAGAGCTGTTGGTCATGAATGTGATTTAGCCATTTTaagtgttgaaagtgaagagtTCTGGAATGGTGTGAATTCCCTCGAGTTAGGAGACATTCCTTTTCTGCAAGAagctgttgctgttgttggATATCCTCAAG GTGGTGACAACATTTCTGTTACTAAAGGTGTTGTTTCTAGGGTCGAACCCACACAATATGTGCATGGTGCAACCCAGCTTATGGCAATACAGATTGATGCAGCAATAAATCCAGGGAATAGTGGTGGTCCAGCAATCATGGGCAATAAAGTTGCTGGTGTAGCTTTTCAAAACCTTTCTGGTGCAGAAAATATTGG TTATATAATTCCTGTTCCAGTAATAAAGCATTTTATTGCTGGAGTGGAAGAAAGTGGAAAATATGTCGGATTCTGCTCTCTGGGTTTGTCATGCCAGCCCATTGAAAATGTTCAACTGAGGAACCACTTTCGGATGCACCCTGAAATGACTGGGGTATTAGTGAGCAAAATTAACCCTCTTTCAGATGCCTATAAAGTCTTGAAGAAAGATGATATTATCCTTGCTTTTGATGGAGTGCCTGTAGCAAATGATGGAACAG TTCCTTTCCGAAACAGAGAGCGGATAACATTTGACCATTTGGTTTCTATGAAGAAACCCAATGAAACAGCGGTAGTTAGAGTTTTGAGGGACGGTGAAGAGTATGAAATCAATATCACCCTTCGGCCT TTGCAGCCATTAGTTCCAGTTCATCAGTTCGATAAACTCCCTAGTTATTATATTTTTGCTGGTTTGGTCTTTGTTCCACTCACTCAGCCATACCTTCATGAGTATGGAGAAGACTGGTATAATACTTCACCTCGACGATTGTGTGAAAGTGCATTAAGGGAACCCCCAAAAAGGGCTGGTGAACAGCTCGTCATCCTTTCTCAG GTCCTGATGGATGATATCAATGCAGGATATGAACGTCTTGCAGAGTTACAG GCTGGAAAGCGTGTGCTGAGAGgctag
- the LOC117624135 gene encoding protease Do-like 10, mitochondrial isoform X1, which produces MLGTSVRALRRLCSSSSVSSINLIKDYTNKVTATARGTSICTCTIGAAKVEDIAASSSSCSSEPLNSEAHNENGPCACPSVAAVHVHLLRNNNKIRRRRLGDRRNNKRSTTDKDAIELALDSVVKIFTVSSSPNYFLPWQNKSQRESMGSGFVIPGKKILTNAHVVADHTFVLVRKHGSPAKYRAQVRAVGHECDLAILSVESEEFWNGVNSLELGDIPFLQEAVAVVGYPQGGDNISVTKGVVSRVEPTQYVHGATQLMAIQIDAAINPGNSGGPAIMGNKVAGVAFQNLSGAENIGYIIPVPVIKHFIAGVEESGKYVGFCSLGLSCQPIENVQLRNHFRMHPEMTGVLVSKINPLSDAYKVLKKDDIILAFDGVPVANDGTVPFRNRERITFDHLVSMKKPNETAVVRVLRDGEEYEINITLRPLQPLVPVHQFDKLPSYYIFAGLVFVPLTQPYLHEYGEDWYNTSPRRLCESALREPPKRAGEQLVILSQVLMDDINAGYERLAELQVKKVNGIEVENLKHLCQLVENCSKESVRFDLDDDRVIVLNHSLAKVATSKILKCHRIPSAMSNDLIDKQSNLQTQYLAQELIC; this is translated from the exons atgCTGGGAACTTCCGTCCGTGCGCTCCGCAGGCTTTGCTCTTCATCTTCTGTTTCCTCTATTAACTTAATAAAAGATTATACTAATAAGGTAACGGCAACGGCAAGAGGGACTAGTATCTGTACTTGTACCATAGGCGCAGCTAAGGTTGAAGATattgctgcttcttcttcttcttgttcctcCGAGCCACTTAACTCTGAAGCTCACAATGAGAATGGGCCGTGCGCATGCCCTTCAGTAGCTGCAGTGCACGTGCATCTCCTCaggaacaacaacaaaattagaCGACGGCGTTTAGGTGATCGGAGGAACAATAAGAGGAGCACGACGGATAAGGATGCAATAGAGCTGGCGTTGGACTCAGTGGTGAAGATCTTCACTGTGTCGAGCAGCCCTAACTACTTCCTTCCTTGGCAGAACAAGTCCCAGCGAGAATCCATGGGCTCCG GGTTTGTAATCCCTGGGAAGAAAATTCTGACAAATGCTCATGTAGTGGCTGATCATACCTTTGTACTTGTAAGAAAGCATGGCTCTCCTGCCAAGTATAGAGCGCAAGTTAGAGCTGTTGGTCATGAATGTGATTTAGCCATTTTaagtgttgaaagtgaagagtTCTGGAATGGTGTGAATTCCCTCGAGTTAGGAGACATTCCTTTTCTGCAAGAagctgttgctgttgttggATATCCTCAAG GTGGTGACAACATTTCTGTTACTAAAGGTGTTGTTTCTAGGGTCGAACCCACACAATATGTGCATGGTGCAACCCAGCTTATGGCAATACAGATTGATGCAGCAATAAATCCAGGGAATAGTGGTGGTCCAGCAATCATGGGCAATAAAGTTGCTGGTGTAGCTTTTCAAAACCTTTCTGGTGCAGAAAATATTGG TTATATAATTCCTGTTCCAGTAATAAAGCATTTTATTGCTGGAGTGGAAGAAAGTGGAAAATATGTCGGATTCTGCTCTCTGGGTTTGTCATGCCAGCCCATTGAAAATGTTCAACTGAGGAACCACTTTCGGATGCACCCTGAAATGACTGGGGTATTAGTGAGCAAAATTAACCCTCTTTCAGATGCCTATAAAGTCTTGAAGAAAGATGATATTATCCTTGCTTTTGATGGAGTGCCTGTAGCAAATGATGGAACAG TTCCTTTCCGAAACAGAGAGCGGATAACATTTGACCATTTGGTTTCTATGAAGAAACCCAATGAAACAGCGGTAGTTAGAGTTTTGAGGGACGGTGAAGAGTATGAAATCAATATCACCCTTCGGCCT TTGCAGCCATTAGTTCCAGTTCATCAGTTCGATAAACTCCCTAGTTATTATATTTTTGCTGGTTTGGTCTTTGTTCCACTCACTCAGCCATACCTTCATGAGTATGGAGAAGACTGGTATAATACTTCACCTCGACGATTGTGTGAAAGTGCATTAAGGGAACCCCCAAAAAGGGCTGGTGAACAGCTCGTCATCCTTTCTCAG GTCCTGATGGATGATATCAATGCAGGATATGAACGTCTTGCAGAGTTACAG GTTAAGAAGGTTAATGGGATAGaagttgaaaacttgaaaCATTTATGCCAACTTGTTGAAAACTGTAGCAAAGAGAGTGTGCGCTTTGATTTGGATGATGATAGGGTTATTGTGTTGAACCATAGTTTAGCAAAAGTTGCAacttcaaaaattttgaagtGCCACCGAATACCATCTGCAATGTCCAATGATCTTATTGATAAACAAAGCAACTTGCAAACTCAATACCTTGCTCAAGAGTTGATTTGCTGA
- the LOC117624136 gene encoding uncharacterized protein At3g52155, chloroplastic, which produces MNAVTLCNHNINFNIQHHFSASANPNWPKSSSIRRRNPNTATRPSSLVIETVEGKAVSDSGQTPPYVARRLILLRHANSSWEDPSLKDHDRPLSETGQADAVKVSHKLQQLGWIPQLILSSNAVRTRETLTIMQQQVRGFLEAEVHYISSFYSIAAMDGQTAEHLQHVICNYSRDDILTVMCMGHNRGWEEAASMFTGASIELKTCNAALLETTGKSWDEAFALAGLGGWKLQGIVKPSTSL; this is translated from the exons ATGAATGCAGTAACTCTCTGCAACCACAATATTAACTTTAATATTCAGCATCATTTCTCAGCGTCCGCGAATCCCAATTGGCCCAAATCCTCTTCAATCCGTCGCAGAAACCCTAACACGGCTACTAGGCCTTCATCTTTGGTAATCGAGACAGTGGAGGGCAAAGCTGTTTCAGATTCTGGACAAACTCCTCCATACGTTGCTCGTCGCCTCATTCTGCTTCGTCATGCTAACAGTTCCTGGGAAGACCCTTCGCTAAAAG ATCATGATCGGCCACTGAGTGAAACAGGACAAGCAGATGCTGTCAAAGTCTCTCATAAGCTCCAACAGTTGGGTTGGATCCCTCAACTTATTTTATCTAG CAATGCAGTGCGAACCAGGGAAACTCTTACGATAATGCAGCAACAAGTGAGAGGCTTCTTGGAAGCTGAGGTCCATTATATTTCAAGCTTTTATTCCATAGCCGCCATGGATGGGCAGACAGCTGAGCACCTTCAACACGTTATCTGTAACTATTCAAGGGACGACATCCTCACTGTCAT GTGCATGGGACATAATAGGGGTTGGGAGGAGGCAGCCTCAATGTTCACAGGTGCCTCCATAGAACTGAAGACTTGCAACGCTGCTTTGCTTGAAACTACTGGGAAATCTTGGGATGAG GCATTTGCTTTGGCAGGACTTGGGGGGTGGAAGCTGCAGGGTATTGTGAAACCAAGTACCAGCTTATAA